In Gossypium arboreum isolate Shixiya-1 chromosome 5, ASM2569848v2, whole genome shotgun sequence, a single genomic region encodes these proteins:
- the LOC108453513 gene encoding oxysterol-binding protein-related protein 3C, with product MGSPKKDQNKGFFSAMTSGLSLFGNAMHRSVNGLLGYEGVEVINPEGGKEDAEEEAHRGRWKQEERESYWKMMHKYIGSDVTSMVTLPVLIFEPMTMLQKIAELMEYSYLLDQADECEDPYLRLVYASSWAISVYHAYQRTWKPFNPIIGETYEMVNHGGITFISEQVSHHPPMSAGHAENEHFTYDVTSKLKTKFLGNSLDVYPVGRTRVTLKRDGVVLDLVPPPTKVNNLIFGRTWVDSPGEMIMTNLTTGDKVVLYFQPCGWFGAGRYEVDGYVYNAAEEPKILMTGKWNESMSYQPCDMEGEPLQGTELKEVWHVADTPKNDKFQFTYFAHKINSFDTAPKKLLASDSRLRPDRFALEKGDLSKAGSEKSRLEERQRAEKRTREGKGHQFTPRWFDLTDEISATPWGDLEIYSFNGKYTEHRATVDSSDSIDEVDMASIEFNPWQYGNLSTE from the exons ATGGGAAGTCCAAAGAAAGATCAGAATAAAGGGTTTTTCTCAGCGATGACCTCGGGTTTATCTTTGTTTGGCAACGCCATGCACAGATCTGTCAACGG GTTACTTGGTTATGAAGGGGTAGAAGTCATAAATCCAGAAGGAGGAAAAGAAGATGCTGAGGAGGAAGCTCATAGAGGAAGATGGAAGCAGGAG gagcGAGAGAGCTACTGGAAAATGATGCACAAATATATAGGTTCAGATGTTACATCAATGGTGACTCTTCCTGTCCTCATATTTGAACCAATGACTATGCTTCAAAAAATTGCTGAG TTGATGGAATACTCCTACTTATTGGACCAAGCAGACGAATGTGAGGACCCCTATCTCCGGCTGGTATACGCCT CATCATGGGCTATATCTGTGTACCATGCCTACCAACGTACATGGAAACCTTTTAATCCTATTATTGGGGAAACATATGAGATGGTTAATCATGGAGGGATTACATTCATTTCTGAACAG gTCAGTCATCATCCTCCAATGAGTGCTGGGCATGCTGAAAATGAACATTTTACTTATGATGTCACATCAAAGTTAAAGACAAAATTTTTAGGAAATTCTCTTGATGTTTATCCAGTTGGAAG AACACGTGTTACTCTTAAAAGAGATGGGGTCGTTTTAGATTTGGTGCCTCCTCCTACAAAGGTTAACAATCTGATTTTTGGACGAACTTGGGTTGATTCACCAGGAGAGATGATCATGACGAATTTGACTACTGGGGACAAAGTTGTGCTTTATTTTCAACCATGTGGCTGGTTTGG AGCTGGTCGTTATGAAGTGGATGGTTATGTTTATAATGCTGCTGAGGAACCTAAAATATTGATGACAGGGAAGTGGAATGAGTCAATGAGTTATCAGCCATGTGATATGGAAGGAGAACCTCTTCAGGGCACAGAATTGAAAGAG GTGTGGCATGTTGCTGATACTCCAAAAAACGACAAATTCCAGTTTACATATTTTGCACACAAAATAAATAGCTTTGACACTGCCCCTAAGAAGTTGCTAGCATCAGACTCTCGTCTCCGGCCTGATAGATTTGCACTTGAGAAGGGTGATTTATCCAAGGCCGGTTCTGAGAAGAGCAG GTTGGAAGAGAGGCAGAGAGCGGAAAAGAGGACACGAGAAGGCAAGGGACATCAGTTTACTCCTAGATGGTTTGATTTGACAGATGAAATCTCAGCCACGCCATGGGGTGACCTGGAAATCTATAGTTTCAATGGCAAATACACTGAGCATCGGGCTACTGTAGATAGCTCAGACAGCATTGATGAGGTTGACATGGCTTCAATCGAGTTCAACCCATGGCAGTATGGTAACTTGTCAACTGAATAG